Proteins encoded together in one Impatiens glandulifera chromosome 1, dImpGla2.1, whole genome shotgun sequence window:
- the LOC124910308 gene encoding glutaredoxin-C11-like, which translates to MDKVSDLASRQAAVIFTKRSYMCHSIKVIFYELGASPAIHELDQEISGKEMEGALRGLGCKSVPAVFIGGKFIGSSKDVISHHLDGSLRQMLIRYIQNFLCFSTNNLKLSYLDDL; encoded by the coding sequence ATGGATAAGGTTAGTGATTTGGCTTCGAGGCAGGCTGCTGTAATCTTTACCAAGAGATCTTACATGTGCCATAGCATAAAGGTTATATTTTATGAACTTGGGGCAAGCCCTGCAATCCATGAACTGGATCAGGAGATTAGTGGGAAGGAAATGGAAGGAGCCCTTCGTGGGCTAGGCTGTAAGTCTGTCCCAGCTGTGTTCATAGGTGGTAAATTTATAGGCTCATCAAAAGATGTCATTTCTCATCATCTTGATGGCTCCCTCAGGCAAATGCTCATTCGATATATACAAAACTTTCTTTGTTTTTCAACCAATAACTTGAAGTTGTCATATTTGGATGATTTGTAA
- the LOC124910298 gene encoding transcriptional regulator TAC1-like — MENNHHNRGNNEKPYRCSFCKRGFPNAQALGGHMNIHRKERAKLREDQLMMNADHSHSRELELKLDDHHSSSDKTIIRSKLSPKREAPVLMIKTSTEEKTEALKERCDDNDENIDRVSHLIVDKDIRIDLELRLGLQTLLRDA, encoded by the coding sequence ATGGAGAATAATCATCACAACCGTGGCAACAACGAAAAACCTTATCGATGCAGTTTTTGCAAGAGAGGATTTCCAAATGCGCAAGCGCTTGGAGGGCACATGAACATCCATAGGAAAGAAAGAGCCAAACTCCGAGAAGATCAACTTATGATGAACGCCGATCATTCTCATTCACGTGAGCTTGAATTGAAGCTAGATGATCATCATTCAAGTAGTGATAAAACAATTATTCGGTCAAAATTAAGTCCTAAGAGAGAAGCGCCGGTTTTGATGATCAAGACTTCAACGGAAGAAAAGACCGAGGCCTTAAAAGAAAGGTGTGACGAcaacgatgaaaatatagaTAGAGTTTCACATTTAATTGTAGACAAGGATATTCGGATTGACCTTGAACTTCGATTAGGGTTACAAACATTGTTAAGGGATGCATGA